From a single Verrucomicrobiota bacterium genomic region:
- a CDS encoding aminoglycoside phosphotransferase family protein has protein sequence MSLYQEAQIQEISRQFQIYGEILHAEPCKIGHINETYTATYGQGGVQVRYIHQKINTTVFKDPDGLTDNLMRVTGHIRAKLESSKAKDITRRVLTLVPTRDGKPYYRSAQGDCWRTFVFVERVKTFEAVETSSQAYQAGCAFGTFQAQLVDLPGKRLNETIPDFHHTPKRFQALQKAVTEDRVNRASTAQKEIAFALEREKIVSVIVQGLAKGRIPERITHNDTKFNNVMLETVSGEAMCVVDLDTVMPGCALYDFGDMVRTTTSPTLEDEQDLDKVQMRMPMFRALAKGYIEKTAGFLTKPEKALVAFSGKLITFTIGLRFLTDYLKGDTYFRVHRPNHNLDRARTQFKLVDSIERQEEAMQKFVEGL, from the coding sequence ATGTCTCTGTATCAAGAAGCGCAGATCCAGGAGATTTCGAGGCAATTCCAGATTTACGGCGAGATTCTTCACGCCGAGCCTTGCAAGATTGGGCACATCAACGAGACCTACACCGCCACCTACGGGCAAGGCGGAGTGCAAGTGCGTTACATCCACCAGAAAATCAACACGACAGTCTTCAAGGATCCCGATGGATTGACGGACAACCTGATGCGGGTGACCGGGCACATTCGCGCCAAGCTTGAATCCTCAAAAGCCAAGGACATCACGCGACGGGTGCTGACACTGGTTCCCACTCGCGACGGGAAACCCTATTACAGATCGGCCCAGGGCGATTGCTGGCGCACGTTTGTGTTCGTCGAACGCGTGAAAACTTTCGAAGCGGTGGAAACGTCCTCCCAGGCTTATCAGGCGGGTTGTGCCTTTGGCACTTTTCAGGCGCAGCTCGTGGATCTGCCGGGAAAACGACTGAACGAAACCATTCCTGATTTTCACCACACTCCCAAACGATTCCAGGCGCTGCAAAAGGCGGTTACCGAAGACCGGGTCAATCGAGCCAGCACCGCTCAGAAGGAGATCGCTTTCGCCTTGGAGCGGGAAAAAATCGTTTCCGTCATTGTCCAGGGGCTTGCGAAGGGACGGATTCCCGAGCGAATCACCCATAATGACACCAAGTTCAACAACGTCATGCTCGAAACCGTCAGCGGCGAGGCGATGTGCGTGGTCGATCTCGACACGGTCATGCCGGGGTGCGCGCTTTACGATTTCGGCGACATGGTGCGGACGACGACGAGTCCGACGCTCGAAGACGAGCAGGATCTCGACAAAGTGCAAATGCGCATGCCCATGTTTCGGGCCTTGGCCAAGGGGTACATCGAGAAGACCGCGGGTTTCTTGACCAAACCGGAGAAAGCCCTCGTTGCCTTCTCGGGAAAGCTGATCACGTTCACCATCGGGTTGAGGTTTCTTACGGATTACCTCAAAGGAGACACGTATTTCCGCGTTCATCGGCCGAATCACAATCTGGATCGAGCGCGCACCCAATTTAAACTGGTGGATTCGATCGAGAGGCAGGAAGAGGCCATGCAGAAATTTGTGGAAGGCCTCTGA
- a CDS encoding aldehyde dehydrogenase encodes MTSMLPEVSEFLSHQPLRMFIGGQWVEAEGGATFETRDPGDDKPIARVAAGGEREVDRAVRSAQDAFRASGWAGLPANERAVFLHRLADLVDQRRPVLAQIESWDVGKPFGAALQGDIPNVSATLRYFADLSVHARRREPIAVSGFEARSIRVPYGPCGFIFPWNFPLLLVGWGIAPALAAGNTVVIKPAEDTPLSTLYFAKLAEEVGIPKGVVNVVTGLGETAGAALARHPGLRRMSFTGSPEVGRLVGEAAGRNLIPAKLELGGKGAAVVFDDVDVEATAKALAGAITLNAGQVCCTATRWLVHEKIFDALADGAAKALRSTRIGHEWDAETQMGPVVSAKQRDRVLGYLEKGEKEGAQCLLRGGVATVAGHEKGFYVSPALLTGSPDNVACREEIFGPVAYLVRFRDEQEAVEIVNRSHYGLANSVWSRNLERANRVAEAMVAGNSWINAHNLFPHGVPYGGCNLSGMGGGVNSPETFFDYLRPQSILRPL; translated from the coding sequence ATGACCTCCATGCTTCCTGAAGTCTCAGAATTCCTCTCGCATCAACCCCTGCGCATGTTCATCGGCGGACAATGGGTGGAGGCCGAGGGTGGCGCAACATTCGAGACGCGTGATCCCGGCGATGACAAGCCGATCGCTCGCGTCGCCGCCGGGGGCGAGCGAGAAGTGGATCGAGCGGTCCGGTCCGCCCAGGATGCCTTTCGAGCGAGTGGCTGGGCTGGATTGCCGGCCAACGAACGCGCGGTTTTCCTGCACCGGCTCGCCGACTTGGTGGACCAGCGCCGGCCCGTTCTCGCCCAGATCGAGTCCTGGGACGTCGGGAAACCGTTCGGGGCGGCGCTGCAGGGAGACATCCCCAATGTTTCCGCGACGTTGCGGTATTTTGCCGATCTCTCCGTCCACGCGCGTCGCCGGGAACCCATTGCGGTTTCCGGATTCGAGGCCCGATCCATACGAGTACCCTACGGTCCATGCGGATTCATTTTTCCCTGGAATTTTCCCTTGCTGTTGGTGGGGTGGGGGATCGCACCGGCGCTGGCCGCGGGAAACACGGTTGTGATCAAACCAGCCGAGGACACGCCGCTTTCGACCCTGTATTTTGCCAAGTTGGCCGAGGAGGTAGGCATTCCCAAAGGTGTGGTCAATGTTGTGACGGGATTGGGGGAAACGGCGGGCGCGGCTCTGGCAAGGCATCCGGGGCTCCGGCGCATGTCCTTTACCGGTTCGCCTGAAGTGGGGCGCCTGGTAGGCGAGGCCGCCGGACGCAATTTGATTCCCGCGAAACTGGAACTGGGAGGCAAGGGGGCTGCGGTGGTGTTTGACGACGTCGACGTGGAAGCCACCGCGAAAGCTCTCGCGGGCGCCATCACCTTAAACGCGGGCCAGGTCTGTTGCACAGCCACACGGTGGCTGGTGCATGAAAAGATATTCGACGCGCTGGCGGACGGGGCAGCCAAAGCTTTGCGGTCCACCCGCATCGGCCATGAATGGGACGCGGAGACTCAGATGGGTCCCGTCGTGAGCGCCAAGCAGCGGGATCGAGTGCTGGGTTATCTGGAAAAGGGTGAAAAGGAAGGAGCCCAGTGTCTTCTGCGAGGCGGAGTCGCCACCGTGGCCGGCCATGAAAAAGGGTTTTACGTCTCTCCCGCTCTCCTGACCGGCTCGCCGGACAACGTGGCGTGCCGGGAGGAGATCTTCGGTCCGGTCGCGTATCTCGTTCGTTTTCGCGACGAGCAGGAGGCGGTCGAAATCGTGAACCGGTCCCATTACGGATTGGCCAACAGTGTCTGGAGCCGAAACTTGGAGCGCGCCAATCGCGTCGCCGAAGCGATGGTGGCGGGGAACAGCTGGATTAACGCCCACAACTTGTTTCCGCACGGCGTGCCGTATGGCGGCTGCAACCTGAGCGGCATGGGTGGAGGCGTCAACAGCCCCGAAACCTTCTTCGATTATCTGCGTCCACAGTCGATCTTGCGTCCGTTGTGA